The following are encoded in a window of Solidesulfovibrio magneticus RS-1 genomic DNA:
- a CDS encoding sigma-54-dependent transcriptional regulator encodes MSAPTGPGVILLVDDDVHILASYEKTLRYGGMPPTIPCPDPEAAAELLVKNNVRLVLLDLCMPGLGGEEVLAALRARRPDVPVIVVTGESAVESAVRLMRLGATDYLVKPVDRRRLLDAVERGLGQCPLPAPTPPGGDHGVRMIGRSAGMQEVFGVIAAVAPSREPVLITGETGVGKELAARAVHAASGLSGPFVAVNAAGLDDALFADTLFGHAKAAYTGAGAARAGLIEKAAGGSLFLDEIGDLGQASQVKLLRLLQEKEYYALGSDTVKRSQARVIVATNRDLDALLDPGRFRLDLFYRLRTHHIHLPPLRDRAGDLPELVSHFIARAAGSLGRAPCQPPPGLLNRLAAYAFPGNLRELEAMIHDALARSRGGELTLAAFDHWLRRAAPPDEPAADPASPPILPRSPGKSPIPTLKEAEEALIAEALRRADGNQAQAAAFLGITRQALNRRLRTGEGSGGGSGVSGSGVSGSGGLGR; translated from the coding sequence CAACCGGCCCCGGCGTCATCCTGCTGGTGGACGACGACGTCCATATCCTTGCCAGCTACGAAAAAACCCTGCGCTACGGCGGGATGCCGCCCACCATTCCCTGCCCGGACCCGGAAGCCGCCGCCGAACTGCTCGTCAAAAACAATGTCCGCCTGGTGCTGCTCGATCTGTGCATGCCCGGCCTAGGCGGCGAGGAGGTGCTGGCCGCCCTGCGGGCCAGACGGCCCGATGTGCCGGTCATCGTCGTCACCGGCGAAAGTGCGGTGGAATCGGCCGTGCGCCTCATGCGCCTGGGGGCCACTGATTATCTGGTCAAGCCCGTGGACCGTCGCCGGCTGCTTGACGCCGTGGAGCGCGGCCTTGGCCAATGTCCGCTCCCGGCGCCCACGCCCCCGGGCGGCGACCATGGCGTGCGCATGATCGGCCGCTCGGCCGGGATGCAGGAAGTATTTGGCGTCATCGCCGCCGTGGCCCCCTCGCGCGAGCCGGTGCTCATCACCGGCGAGACCGGCGTGGGCAAGGAACTGGCCGCCCGGGCCGTCCATGCCGCCTCGGGACTGTCCGGCCCCTTTGTGGCGGTCAACGCCGCTGGCCTCGACGACGCGCTTTTTGCCGACACGCTTTTTGGCCACGCCAAGGCCGCCTACACCGGAGCCGGCGCGGCCCGGGCCGGACTCATCGAAAAAGCGGCCGGCGGCAGCCTGTTCCTCGACGAAATCGGTGACCTCGGCCAGGCCTCCCAGGTCAAGCTCCTGCGCCTGCTCCAGGAAAAGGAATACTACGCCCTGGGGTCCGACACTGTGAAACGCAGCCAGGCCCGCGTCATCGTGGCCACCAACCGCGACCTCGACGCGCTGCTCGACCCCGGCCGCTTTCGCCTGGACCTCTTCTACCGCCTGCGTACCCACCACATCCACCTGCCGCCCCTGCGCGACCGGGCCGGCGATCTGCCCGAACTGGTCAGCCATTTCATCGCCCGGGCCGCAGGCAGCCTCGGCCGCGCCCCGTGCCAGCCGCCGCCAGGACTGCTCAACCGCCTGGCCGCCTACGCCTTCCCCGGCAACCTCCGGGAACTCGAAGCCATGATCCACGACGCCCTGGCCCGGTCCCGGGGCGGCGAACTGACCCTGGCCGCCTTCGACCACTGGCTGCGCCGGGCCGCGCCCCCGGACGAGCCCGCCGCCGACCCGGCGTCGCCGCCAATCCTGCCGCGCTCGCCCGGCAAAAGCCCCATCCCCACCCTCAAGGAAGCCGAAGAGGCGCTCATCGCCGAAGCCCTGCGCCGGGCCGACGGCAACCAGGCCCAGGCCGCCGCCTTCCTCGGCATCACCCGCCAAGCCCTCAACCGCAGGCTGCGGACAGGCGAGGGGAGCGGCGGGGGGAGCGGGGTGAGTGGGAGTGGGGTGAGTGGGAGTGGTGGTTTGGGCAGGTAG
- a CDS encoding glycosyltransferase, whose translation MFQIEEGLAGVEALPRIRARGRYLFAGEDKFFIKGVTYGPFPENSRGEPLPEDETVAHDFELMRRAGINAIRVYYVPPRRFLDIAARYGVRVMIGVPWPQHLCFLDQWEVKEDIKKTIREAVASLAGHPAILAWLIGNEIPSHIVRWHGAGKIEKFLEKLTNIVREEDPEGLVTYANYPSTEYLRLPFLDFLSFNVYLHDEKAFRAYVKRLQNVAGELPLVLSEFGMDSIRNDEEHVGETLSWQLHASFELGVSGTMVFAWTDEWFTGGHLVEDWKFGIVSEVRKPKPAYKAVADVYRQKLPHLPADAPFISVVVCAYNADSTMDGCLASFAKVDYPNFEVIVVDDGSTDATGEIADRHAAAAPYIQVIHQPNLGLSAARNVGMNAARGTIVAYTDSDCYVDPHWLHYMAWAFTDERFVAVGGPNLPPPDDNRTAACVAVSPGAPTHVLLTDEIAEHIPGCNMAYRKEYLAGIGGFDATYRAAGDDVDVCWRLQDQGHIIGFSAAMFVWHHRRCTVSAYLKQQKGYGRAEALLIPKHKFRFNLLGNSRWAGRIYGDISGALLAARPVVYHGAFGMGLFQTLYEPKGSLAAYLPLSMEWMVVALALMLATPFSLIAGGVGLAMAAATLAFVGYRVSKARLPKHHDCIASRLTIAGLTLAQPVLRGWTRYKTLASLKRGAGVNACPLPLADTSACDEANLPRIGFMRRLAGTAGILAHRLSFHRFFWNNKGLERDELLASVIGLLRTLGVNYALDSGFAASSNTPPWDLSVRTCRLTTARLRVTVENHGGDKRFVRMAGSVLPSGIAAAALAGLVITAGVLAMVKPLAAMAAGAAALALTGWMGLGLYRAAALVATITQYVMVTRPGCSASEPKDERVVRVVKPQTVARDDADDITAPAEPVAPATIEAA comes from the coding sequence ATGTTCCAGATCGAAGAAGGACTCGCCGGCGTCGAAGCCCTCCCGCGCATCCGCGCCAGGGGCCGGTATCTGTTTGCCGGGGAAGACAAGTTCTTCATCAAGGGCGTCACCTACGGCCCGTTCCCGGAAAACTCCCGGGGCGAACCGCTGCCCGAAGACGAAACCGTGGCCCATGACTTCGAACTCATGCGCCGCGCCGGCATCAACGCCATCCGCGTCTACTACGTGCCGCCCCGCCGCTTCCTGGACATCGCCGCCCGCTACGGCGTGCGCGTCATGATTGGCGTGCCCTGGCCCCAGCACCTGTGCTTCCTCGACCAGTGGGAAGTCAAAGAAGACATCAAAAAGACCATCCGCGAGGCCGTGGCCTCCTTAGCCGGCCATCCGGCCATCCTGGCCTGGCTTATCGGCAACGAGATCCCCAGCCACATCGTGCGTTGGCACGGCGCGGGCAAGATCGAGAAGTTCCTCGAAAAGCTCACCAACATCGTGCGCGAGGAGGATCCCGAAGGCCTGGTCACCTACGCCAACTACCCGTCCACGGAATACCTGCGCCTGCCGTTTTTGGATTTCCTGTCGTTTAACGTCTACCTCCACGACGAGAAGGCGTTTCGCGCCTATGTGAAGCGGCTGCAGAACGTGGCCGGCGAACTGCCGCTGGTCTTGTCCGAATTCGGCATGGACTCCATTCGCAACGACGAGGAGCACGTGGGCGAGACCCTGTCCTGGCAGTTGCACGCCTCCTTTGAACTGGGCGTTTCCGGCACCATGGTCTTCGCCTGGACCGACGAATGGTTCACCGGCGGCCATCTGGTCGAGGACTGGAAGTTCGGCATCGTGTCCGAGGTGCGCAAGCCCAAGCCGGCCTACAAGGCCGTGGCCGACGTTTACCGCCAGAAGCTGCCCCATCTGCCGGCCGACGCGCCGTTTATCTCGGTGGTCGTGTGCGCCTACAACGCCGATTCCACCATGGACGGCTGCCTGGCCTCCTTCGCCAAGGTCGACTACCCCAACTTTGAAGTCATCGTGGTCGACGACGGCTCCACCGACGCCACCGGCGAAATCGCCGACCGCCACGCCGCGGCCGCGCCCTACATCCAGGTGATCCACCAGCCCAACCTGGGTCTGTCCGCCGCCCGCAACGTCGGCATGAACGCCGCCCGGGGCACGATTGTCGCCTACACCGACTCCGACTGCTACGTGGACCCGCACTGGCTGCACTACATGGCCTGGGCGTTTACCGACGAGCGTTTCGTGGCCGTGGGCGGCCCCAACCTGCCTCCGCCCGACGACAACCGCACCGCCGCCTGCGTGGCCGTGTCCCCCGGCGCGCCGACCCACGTGCTTTTAACCGACGAGATCGCCGAGCACATCCCGGGCTGCAACATGGCCTACCGCAAGGAATACCTGGCCGGCATCGGCGGCTTCGACGCCACCTACCGCGCCGCCGGCGACGACGTGGACGTGTGCTGGCGACTCCAGGACCAGGGCCACATCATCGGCTTTTCCGCCGCCATGTTCGTGTGGCACCATCGCCGCTGCACGGTTTCGGCGTATCTCAAGCAGCAAAAGGGCTACGGCCGGGCCGAGGCGCTGCTCATTCCCAAGCACAAGTTCCGCTTCAACCTGCTGGGCAACTCCCGCTGGGCCGGCCGCATCTACGGCGACATTTCCGGCGCGCTTTTGGCCGCCCGCCCCGTGGTCTACCATGGCGCCTTCGGCATGGGCCTGTTCCAGACCCTCTACGAACCCAAGGGGAGCCTGGCCGCCTATCTGCCCCTGTCCATGGAATGGATGGTCGTGGCCTTGGCGCTGATGCTCGCCACGCCCTTTAGCCTCATCGCCGGCGGCGTGGGGCTGGCCATGGCCGCCGCCACCCTGGCCTTCGTCGGCTACCGGGTGAGCAAGGCCCGGCTGCCCAAGCACCACGACTGCATTGCCTCGCGCCTGACCATCGCCGGCCTGACCCTGGCCCAGCCGGTGCTGCGCGGCTGGACCCGCTACAAGACCCTGGCCTCGCTTAAGCGCGGCGCGGGCGTCAACGCCTGCCCGCTGCCCCTGGCCGACACCTCGGCCTGCGACGAAGCCAACCTGCCGCGCATCGGCTTTATGCGCCGCCTGGCCGGCACCGCCGGCATTCTGGCCCACCGCCTGTCGTTCCACCGCTTCTTCTGGAACAACAAGGGCCTGGAGCGCGACGAACTGCTGGCCTCGGTCATCGGCCTGCTGCGCACCCTTGGCGTCAACTACGCCCTGGATTCCGGATTTGCCGCCTCGTCCAACACCCCGCCCTGGGACCTGTCGGTGCGCACCTGCCGCCTGACCACGGCCCGGCTGCGGGTGACGGTCGAGAACCACGGCGGCGACAAGCGGTTCGTGCGCATGGCCGGCTCGGTGCTGCCTTCCGGCATCGCCGCCGCCGCCCTGGCCGGGCTGGTCATTACCGCCGGCGTCCTGGCCATGGTCAAGCCCCTGGCCGCCATGGCCGCCGGAGCCGCCGCCCTGGCGCTGACCGGCTGGATGGGCCTTGGCCTCTACCGCGCCGCCGCCCTGGTGGCCACCATCACCCAGTACGTCATGGTGACCCGTCCGGGCTGCTCGGCCTCTGAGCCCAAGGACGAGCGCGTGGTCAGGGTCGTCAAGCCCCAGACCGTCGCCCGCGACGACGCCGACGACATCACCGCCCCGGCCGAGCCCGTGGCCCCGGCCACCATCGAAGCCGCTTAA
- a CDS encoding late competence development ComFB family protein → MDFAALGLDFHSIRNGNEERVINFIPMVLEEFPEFVATRTDIEDLYALTLNKLPARYRQAVSLVINEPVSDALIRDRMREAVRTIMARPNY, encoded by the coding sequence ATGGACTTTGCAGCGCTGGGACTCGATTTCCATTCCATCCGCAACGGCAACGAAGAACGCGTGATAAACTTCATCCCCATGGTGCTTGAGGAATTCCCGGAGTTCGTCGCCACGCGCACCGACATCGAGGATCTCTACGCGCTGACGCTCAACAAACTGCCGGCCCGCTACCGGCAGGCTGTCAGTCTGGTCATCAACGAACCGGTCAGTGACGCGCTGATCCGCGACCGGATGCGCGAAGCCGTCCGCACCATCATGGCGCGGCCGAATTATTGA
- a CDS encoding ABC transporter ATP-binding protein produces the protein MSMFRTLLRYLRPYRHLFILGLCLVGMASAMELLKPWPLKLAIDQIIGHKPLDVFGWQPDLQTWTVSYQLLCVVGMLVGVHFLVGFVQLCNNYLTIRMGQDMVQDLRCDLFDHLQRQSLLFHQKWPTGDLIYRIMGDTYAVQTLLMNGVFTTLTSSALLVGMLVVCLQMDAELTLYALCVIPFLFLAISRVSRKIGDLTTETHMKESQVYTTVERIFSSITLVQAFGREDEERRKFVTESQHSFDRKLSLYALQTVYGWLVSGITATGTALVLYIGVRHVLDGTLSTGELLVFISYLASLYTPLNSLSDTVAGIRASLARARRVMDVLAVNEAVPEKPDAPKLAVGRGEVVFKDVTFGYTPEKMVLNDVAFTCPGGSTVAIVGQTGAGKTSLVSLLLRFYDPQKGAIVIDGQDLRDVTLRSLRDNIAIVLQETQLFPMSVHDNIAYGKRQASREEVIQAATLANAHDFIVGLPDGYDTILGEKGANLSGGQRQRISIARALLKDAPLLILDEPTSALDAETEALIMEGLERLMQNRTTFVIAHRLSMMRRADMILVIKNQRIHEMGSYDELMAQNGEFARLHAIQMGKGKPEKLPPAPLVA, from the coding sequence ATGAGCATGTTTCGCACCCTGCTTCGCTATCTGCGCCCCTACCGGCACCTTTTCATCCTGGGGCTGTGCCTGGTCGGCATGGCCAGCGCCATGGAACTCCTCAAACCCTGGCCGCTCAAGCTCGCCATCGACCAGATCATCGGCCACAAGCCCCTGGACGTCTTTGGCTGGCAGCCGGACCTGCAAACCTGGACCGTGAGTTATCAGCTCCTGTGCGTGGTGGGCATGTTGGTCGGCGTCCACTTTCTGGTCGGCTTCGTGCAGCTGTGCAACAATTACCTGACCATCCGCATGGGCCAGGACATGGTCCAGGACCTGCGCTGCGACCTGTTTGACCACTTGCAGCGCCAGTCCCTGCTCTTTCACCAGAAATGGCCCACCGGCGACCTCATCTACCGCATCATGGGCGACACCTACGCCGTGCAGACGCTGCTCATGAACGGCGTCTTCACCACGCTGACCAGCTCGGCGCTGCTTGTCGGCATGTTGGTGGTGTGCCTGCAGATGGACGCCGAGCTGACGCTTTACGCCCTGTGCGTCATACCGTTTCTCTTTCTGGCCATCTCCCGGGTCTCGCGCAAGATCGGCGACCTGACCACCGAGACGCACATGAAGGAGTCCCAGGTCTACACCACGGTGGAGCGCATCTTTTCCTCCATCACCCTGGTCCAGGCCTTTGGCCGCGAGGACGAGGAACGGCGCAAATTCGTCACCGAGTCCCAGCACTCCTTTGACCGCAAGCTGTCGCTCTACGCCCTGCAGACCGTCTACGGCTGGCTGGTCTCGGGCATCACGGCCACGGGCACGGCGCTGGTCCTGTACATCGGCGTGCGCCATGTCCTCGACGGCACGTTGTCCACCGGCGAACTGCTGGTCTTTATTTCCTACCTTGCCTCGCTGTACACGCCGCTTAACAGTTTAAGCGACACCGTGGCCGGCATCCGGGCGTCCCTGGCCCGGGCCAGGCGGGTCATGGACGTCCTGGCCGTCAACGAGGCCGTGCCGGAAAAGCCCGACGCCCCCAAGCTGGCCGTGGGCCGGGGAGAAGTCGTCTTTAAGGACGTCACCTTTGGCTATACGCCCGAAAAGATGGTCCTAAACGACGTGGCTTTCACCTGTCCCGGCGGCTCCACCGTGGCCATCGTGGGCCAGACCGGGGCCGGCAAGACCTCGCTGGTGAGCCTGCTCCTGCGCTTCTACGATCCCCAAAAAGGCGCCATCGTCATCGACGGCCAGGACCTGCGCGACGTGACCCTGCGCAGCCTGCGCGACAACATCGCCATCGTCTTGCAGGAAACCCAGCTCTTCCCCATGAGCGTTCACGACAACATCGCCTACGGCAAACGCCAGGCCAGCCGCGAAGAAGTCATCCAGGCCGCCACCCTGGCCAACGCCCACGACTTCATCGTCGGCCTGCCCGACGGCTACGACACCATCCTCGGTGAAAAAGGGGCCAACCTCTCGGGCGGCCAGCGCCAGCGCATCTCCATCGCCCGGGCGCTGTTAAAGGACGCGCCGCTTTTAATTCTCGACGAACCCACCTCGGCGCTCGACGCCGAGACCGAGGCGCTGATCATGGAAGGCCTGGAGCGGCTCATGCAAAACCGCACCACCTTTGTCATCGCCCACCGCCTGTCCATGATGCGCCGGGCCGACATGATTTTGGTGATCAAGAACCAGCGCATCCACGAGATGGGCTCCTACGACGAACTCATGGCCCAAAACGGCGAATTCGCCCGGCTCCACGCCATCCAGATGGGCAAGGGCAAACCCGAGAAGCTGCCGCCCGCGCCGCTGGTGGCCTAA
- the galE gene encoding UDP-glucose 4-epimerase GalE, which yields MATNILVTGGAGYIGSHTCKALAAAGFTPITYDNMVYGHDWAVNWGPLVRGDILNRGELDEVFAEFKPVAVLHFAAFAYVGESVTDPEKYYRNNVAGSLSLLSAMRKAGCRHIVFSSTCATYGAPERVPLTEDHPTRPMSPYGTSKLMIEQMLKDFDAAYGMTYTALRYFNAAGADPDGQIGEDHDPETHLIPLVIAAALGRIPRVEVFGTDYPTPDGTAVRDYIHVADLADAHILAVKRLLDGGKSAIYNLGTGTGNSVREVIRTVEEVSGKPVPMVEGPRRAGDSPGLYADSGAIIRELGWNPRYGALRDIVATAWRWHEQGLPSKRHCNLRKSG from the coding sequence ATGGCCACCAACATTCTGGTCACCGGCGGCGCGGGCTACATCGGCTCCCATACCTGCAAGGCGCTGGCCGCGGCAGGATTCACGCCCATCACCTACGACAACATGGTCTACGGCCACGACTGGGCCGTGAACTGGGGGCCGCTGGTGCGCGGCGATATCCTCAACCGCGGCGAACTCGACGAAGTGTTCGCCGAGTTCAAGCCCGTCGCGGTGCTCCATTTCGCCGCCTTCGCCTATGTCGGCGAATCCGTGACCGACCCGGAAAAATACTACCGCAACAACGTGGCCGGCTCCCTGTCGCTGCTCTCGGCCATGCGCAAGGCCGGCTGCCGCCACATCGTCTTCTCCAGCACCTGCGCCACCTACGGCGCGCCCGAACGCGTGCCCCTGACCGAGGACCACCCCACCCGGCCCATGAGCCCCTACGGCACGTCCAAGCTCATGATCGAACAGATGCTCAAGGATTTCGACGCCGCCTACGGCATGACCTACACGGCCCTGCGCTACTTCAACGCCGCCGGGGCCGACCCGGACGGCCAGATCGGCGAGGACCACGATCCCGAAACCCATCTGATCCCGCTGGTCATCGCCGCCGCCCTGGGCCGCATCCCCCGGGTGGAAGTCTTTGGCACGGACTACCCGACCCCGGACGGCACGGCCGTTCGCGACTACATCCACGTCGCCGATCTGGCCGACGCCCACATCCTGGCCGTCAAACGGCTCCTGGACGGCGGCAAGAGCGCCATCTACAACCTCGGCACCGGCACGGGCAACTCCGTGCGCGAAGTGATCCGCACCGTGGAAGAAGTCTCGGGCAAGCCCGTGCCCATGGTCGAAGGCCCCCGCCGGGCCGGCGACTCGCCAGGCCTTTACGCCGACTCCGGGGCCATTATCCGGGAACTGGGCTGGAACCCGCGCTACGGCGCTCTGCGCGACATCGTGGCCACGGCCTGGCGCTGGCACGAACAGGGGCTGCCGTCCAAAAGGCATTGCAATCTGCGCAAGTCCGGGTAA
- a CDS encoding glycosyltransferase family 39 protein, with product MDNPLIGSGRESSRDLLLLGLIVTVGFVLRFAELGTPGLIRDEALVLVAAEHGPLYIWLRALTTDAHPPYFYYIVKALLFMGHSDFALRLFPAAAGTLSVYLLFRLGRRLFDPGTSLIAAALLAAYPLHLQMSRLLRPHPFIVCLTILAMAWLLDFIRDPSRRNLIRLAVLNAALLLFHFNTLLIVGTEAACLLAVLPFASRKAVLGRYLPFLGITGLSLLLDLPLLLLRLGKFPGFDLNLSMAWTLTRSVVNLDKMLALFPLPWVNIAGWALFAVGVASLVRTRRLAALYLGAFIVLPLGVLVLAKYGLFYEPWHIAFIIPALLLFCARGASALLPRQGAAQLAAAVVPCLAAVLFFTVQRETLYAMNSSIFGYEECYKKMAIHLQPFLKSPSAVMFNESFERNFVNWYLRQFTTTDLARNRILPTDSVVTTALVADGPIYSDQDHPEAVRQAADKLLTDCGAPAAIDALSCATITAWDIARRPGTVIDALPYKGSFTAYAPDFLRTVFQAENLQILLSPLAHTIAPAAYDQPGRFTVRFENKTRATVSEMALDTVLRRSGKGHVFQVFCAYDDEEPRLVFDLPPDWTADTARIRLQRRKPFQHLSVTVAMADPESNVSFYGLSDSIRFEKMDLAVSEPDGALDADVAVDMEQIGEIETVPEGRFRWGFGPQSAMRFHLERLEPMRLEMACNNPIPGQTMEILVNGVVLAKVGPMAVQPWLAQTTPVRLDFVGKAGDNTVTLRYGTYNHQEPAAPGSTFAPDDGRRLALAFTTLKLSRAGEQQDSFVVLAR from the coding sequence GTGGACAATCCGTTGATCGGGTCCGGGCGCGAATCGTCGCGCGACCTGTTGCTTCTTGGTTTGATCGTGACCGTGGGGTTCGTGCTGCGTTTCGCGGAGCTCGGCACGCCCGGCTTGATTCGCGACGAGGCTCTGGTGCTGGTCGCCGCCGAGCACGGTCCGCTCTATATCTGGCTGCGGGCGCTGACCACGGACGCGCATCCGCCGTATTTTTATTATATCGTCAAGGCGCTGCTGTTCATGGGGCACTCGGACTTCGCCTTGCGCCTTTTTCCGGCCGCGGCCGGTACGCTGTCCGTCTATCTGCTCTTTCGCCTGGGCCGGCGTCTGTTCGATCCGGGCACGTCCCTCATCGCGGCCGCCCTGCTGGCCGCCTATCCGCTGCATCTGCAGATGTCGCGGCTGCTGCGCCCCCATCCGTTCATCGTCTGCCTGACCATTTTGGCCATGGCCTGGCTCCTGGATTTTATCCGCGACCCCAGCCGCCGCAACCTGATCCGGCTGGCCGTGCTCAATGCCGCCTTGCTACTGTTTCATTTCAACACGCTGCTGATTGTCGGCACGGAAGCGGCCTGCCTCCTCGCGGTCCTGCCTTTTGCCTCCCGCAAGGCCGTCTTGGGGCGTTATCTGCCGTTTTTGGGGATCACCGGGCTTTCGCTCCTGCTGGACCTGCCCTTGCTGCTTTTGCGCCTGGGCAAATTTCCCGGTTTTGACCTCAATTTGTCCATGGCCTGGACCCTGACCCGAAGCGTGGTCAACCTCGACAAGATGCTGGCGCTTTTCCCCTTGCCCTGGGTGAACATCGCCGGTTGGGCGCTTTTTGCCGTCGGCGTGGCCTCCCTGGTTCGCACCCGCCGTCTGGCCGCGCTGTATCTCGGGGCGTTTATCGTCCTGCCCCTTGGCGTGCTGGTTCTGGCCAAGTACGGTCTGTTCTACGAGCCCTGGCATATTGCCTTCATTATTCCGGCCTTGCTGCTTTTTTGCGCCAGAGGGGCGAGCGCGCTCCTGCCGCGCCAGGGCGCAGCCCAGCTTGCGGCGGCGGTGGTTCCGTGCCTGGCGGCCGTGTTGTTCTTTACGGTTCAGCGCGAAACTCTTTACGCCATGAATTCTTCCATCTTCGGTTACGAAGAGTGCTACAAGAAGATGGCCATCCATCTACAGCCGTTTCTCAAATCGCCTTCGGCCGTCATGTTCAATGAGAGTTTCGAGCGCAACTTCGTCAACTGGTATCTGCGGCAGTTCACCACCACCGATCTCGCCCGCAATCGCATCCTGCCGACGGACTCCGTTGTTACGACGGCCCTCGTGGCCGATGGGCCGATCTACAGCGACCAGGACCACCCCGAGGCGGTTCGCCAGGCCGCGGATAAGCTGCTCACCGACTGCGGCGCGCCAGCTGCCATCGATGCGCTGTCCTGCGCGACCATCACCGCCTGGGACATTGCCCGCCGGCCCGGGACCGTCATCGATGCGCTGCCCTATAAAGGCTCGTTTACCGCCTATGCTCCGGATTTCCTGCGCACGGTGTTCCAGGCTGAAAACCTGCAGATTCTCTTGTCTCCCCTGGCCCACACCATCGCTCCGGCCGCCTACGACCAGCCGGGACGCTTTACCGTGCGGTTCGAGAACAAAACCCGGGCCACGGTCAGTGAGATGGCCTTGGACACGGTGCTGCGCCGCTCCGGGAAGGGGCATGTCTTTCAGGTTTTTTGCGCCTATGACGACGAGGAGCCCCGGCTGGTGTTCGACCTGCCGCCGGATTGGACCGCGGATACGGCGCGCATCCGTTTGCAGCGGCGCAAGCCTTTTCAGCATCTCTCCGTGACGGTGGCCATGGCCGATCCGGAAAGCAATGTTTCCTTTTACGGCCTAAGCGACAGCATTCGCTTCGAGAAAATGGATTTGGCCGTTTCCGAGCCCGATGGGGCCCTGGATGCGGACGTTGCCGTGGACATGGAACAGATCGGCGAGATCGAAACCGTGCCGGAGGGCCGCTTCCGCTGGGGTTTTGGGCCGCAAAGCGCCATGCGGTTTCATCTGGAGCGTCTGGAGCCGATGCGGCTGGAGATGGCCTGCAACAATCCCATCCCCGGCCAGACCATGGAGATCCTGGTCAACGGCGTTGTCCTGGCCAAAGTCGGGCCGATGGCGGTCCAACCCTGGCTGGCGCAGACCACGCCCGTGCGTTTGGACTTCGTTGGAAAAGCCGGGGACAATACGGTGACGCTACGTTACGGGACGTACAACCATCAGGAGCCGGCCGCGCCGGGGAGCACGTTTGCGCCCGACGACGGGCGTCGCCTGGCTCTGGCCTTTACCACGCTCAAGCTCTCCCGCGCCGGGGAGCAACAGGATTCCTTCGTCGTGCTGGCGCGCTGA